A single region of the Chionomys nivalis chromosome 5, mChiNiv1.1, whole genome shotgun sequence genome encodes:
- the Mfsd4a gene encoding major facilitator superfamily domain-containing protein 4A isoform X1, with protein sequence MGCDGRVSGLLRRNLQPTLTYWSVFFSFGLCIAFLGPTLLDLRCQTHSSLPQISWVFFSQQLCLLLGSALGGVFKRTLAQSLWALFTSTLAISLVFAVIPFCHDVKVLASVIALAGLAMGCIDTVANMQLVRIYQKDSAFFLQVLHFFVGFGALLSPLIADPFLSEANCFPANSTANATSRSHLFHASPVLGQHHAATQPWSNQTIPRLPPKDSTENHVSYAFWIMALINLPVPLAVLFLLSKERLLTCPQRKPLLLSADELALETRPAEKDDTSSLAPRFQSHSGQEDLFSCCQRGNFRGAPCSFFAIHITAALVLFMTDGMMGAYSAFVYSYAVEKPLSVGHKTAGYLPSLFWGFITLGRLISIPVSSRMRPATMVFINVVGVVVTFLLLLIFSYNVIFLFVGTASLGLFLSSTFPSMLAYTEDILQYKGCATTVLVTGAGIGEMVLQMLVGLIFQAQGSYSFLVCGVIFGCLAFIFYISLLFFHRIHPELSSGEDMTLIVTSSTEHKTHHHP encoded by the exons ATGGGCTGCGACGGCCGGGTGTCGGGGCTGCTCCGCCGCAACCTGCAGCCCACGCTCACCTACTGGAGCGTCTTCTTCAGCTTCGGCCTGTGCATCGCCTTCCTGGGGCCCACGCTGCTGGACCTCCGCTGCCAAACGCACAGCTCGCTGCCCCAGATCTCTTGGGTCTTCTTCTCGCAGcagctctgcctcctgctgggcAGCGCCCTCGGGGGCGTCTTCAAGAGGAC CCTGGCCCAATCGTTATGGGCCCTCTTCACCTCTACCCTGGCCATCTCCCTGGTATTTGCTGTCATCCCCTTCTGCCATGATGTGAAGGTATTGGCCTCGGTCATAGCGCTGGCGGGCCTAGCCATGGGCTGCATCGACACCGTGGCCAACATGCAGCTGGTGAGGATATACCAGAAGGACTCAGCCTTCTTCCTTCAG GTCCTCCATTTCTTCGTGGGCTTTGGTGCTCTGCTGAGCCCCCTGATTGCTGATCCCTTCCTGTCAGAGGCCAACTGCTTTCCTGCTAATAGCACAGCCAATGCCACCTCCAGAAGCCACCTGTTCCATGCATCCCCGGTCCTGGGCCAGCATCATGCAGCAACCCAGCCTTGGTCAAACCAGACGATCCCTAGGCTGCCCCCAAAGGATTCGACAGAGAACCACGTATCCTATGCCTTCTGGATCATGGCTCTCATCAAC CTCCCAGTGCCCCTGGctgttctcttcctgctgtccaAGGAGCGGCTGCTGACCTGCCCCCAGCGGAAGCCACTGCTCCTGTCTGCAGACGAGCTGGCACTGGAGACCCGGCCCGCTGAGAAGGACGACACCTCCTCACTGGCCCCCAGGTTTCAGTCACACTCAG GGCAGGAGGACCTGTTCAGCTGCTGTCAGAGGGGGAACTTCCGGGGTGCCCCGTGCTCCTTCTTCGCCATCCACATCACAGCCGCTCTGGTCCTCTTCATGACGGACGGGATGATG GGTGCATATTCCGCCTTTGTGTATAGCTATGCTGTGGAGAAGCCACTGTCTGTCGGACACAAGACGGCTGGGTACCTCCCCAGCCTCTTCTGGGGCTTCATCACCCTGGGCCGGCTCATCTCCATCCCTGTCTCCTCAAGGATGAGGCCAGCCACCATGGTGTTCATCAACGTG GTGGGAGTGGTGGTGACATTCCTGTTGCTGCTTATTTTCTCCTACAATGTCATCTTCCTGTTCGTGGGGACCGCAAGCCTGGGGCTGTTTCTGAGTAGCACCTTCCCCAGTATGCTGGCCTACACCGAGGACATCCTCCAGTACAAAG GCTGTGCGACTACAGTGCTGGTGACCGGGGCAGGAATTGGCGAGATGGTCCTGCAGATGCTGGTTGGTTTG ATCTTCCAGGCCCAGGGCAGTTACAGTTTCCTGGTCTGTGGGGTGATCTTTGGCTGCCTGGCTTTTATCTTCTACATCTCACTCCTGTTTTTCCACAGGATACACCCTGAACTCTCATCAG
- the Mfsd4a gene encoding major facilitator superfamily domain-containing protein 4A isoform X2 has product MGCDGRVSGLLRRNLQPTLTYWSVFFSFGLCIAFLGPTLLDLRCQTHSSLPQISWVFFSQQLCLLLGSALGGVFKRTLAQSLWALFTSTLAISLVFAVIPFCHDVKVLASVIALAGLAMGCIDTVANMQLVRIYQKDSAFFLQVLHFFVGFGALLSPLIADPFLSEANCFPANSTANATSRSHLFHASPVLGQHHAATQPWSNQTIPRLPPKDSTENHVSYAFWIMALINLPVPLAVLFLLSKERLLTCPQRKPLLLSADELALETRPAEKDDTSSLAPRFQSHSGQEDLFSCCQRGNFRGAPCSFFAIHITAALVLFMTDGMMGAYSAFVYSYAVEKPLSVGHKTAGYLPSLFWGFITLGRLISIPVSSRMRPATMVFINVVGVVVTFLLLLIFSYNVIFLFVGTASLGLFLSSTFPSMLAYTEDILQYKGCATTVLVTGAGIGEMVLQMLVGLIFQAQGSYSFLVCGVIFGCLAFIFYISLLFFHRIHPELSSVLTQDKPLGVENPESYQR; this is encoded by the exons ATGGGCTGCGACGGCCGGGTGTCGGGGCTGCTCCGCCGCAACCTGCAGCCCACGCTCACCTACTGGAGCGTCTTCTTCAGCTTCGGCCTGTGCATCGCCTTCCTGGGGCCCACGCTGCTGGACCTCCGCTGCCAAACGCACAGCTCGCTGCCCCAGATCTCTTGGGTCTTCTTCTCGCAGcagctctgcctcctgctgggcAGCGCCCTCGGGGGCGTCTTCAAGAGGAC CCTGGCCCAATCGTTATGGGCCCTCTTCACCTCTACCCTGGCCATCTCCCTGGTATTTGCTGTCATCCCCTTCTGCCATGATGTGAAGGTATTGGCCTCGGTCATAGCGCTGGCGGGCCTAGCCATGGGCTGCATCGACACCGTGGCCAACATGCAGCTGGTGAGGATATACCAGAAGGACTCAGCCTTCTTCCTTCAG GTCCTCCATTTCTTCGTGGGCTTTGGTGCTCTGCTGAGCCCCCTGATTGCTGATCCCTTCCTGTCAGAGGCCAACTGCTTTCCTGCTAATAGCACAGCCAATGCCACCTCCAGAAGCCACCTGTTCCATGCATCCCCGGTCCTGGGCCAGCATCATGCAGCAACCCAGCCTTGGTCAAACCAGACGATCCCTAGGCTGCCCCCAAAGGATTCGACAGAGAACCACGTATCCTATGCCTTCTGGATCATGGCTCTCATCAAC CTCCCAGTGCCCCTGGctgttctcttcctgctgtccaAGGAGCGGCTGCTGACCTGCCCCCAGCGGAAGCCACTGCTCCTGTCTGCAGACGAGCTGGCACTGGAGACCCGGCCCGCTGAGAAGGACGACACCTCCTCACTGGCCCCCAGGTTTCAGTCACACTCAG GGCAGGAGGACCTGTTCAGCTGCTGTCAGAGGGGGAACTTCCGGGGTGCCCCGTGCTCCTTCTTCGCCATCCACATCACAGCCGCTCTGGTCCTCTTCATGACGGACGGGATGATG GGTGCATATTCCGCCTTTGTGTATAGCTATGCTGTGGAGAAGCCACTGTCTGTCGGACACAAGACGGCTGGGTACCTCCCCAGCCTCTTCTGGGGCTTCATCACCCTGGGCCGGCTCATCTCCATCCCTGTCTCCTCAAGGATGAGGCCAGCCACCATGGTGTTCATCAACGTG GTGGGAGTGGTGGTGACATTCCTGTTGCTGCTTATTTTCTCCTACAATGTCATCTTCCTGTTCGTGGGGACCGCAAGCCTGGGGCTGTTTCTGAGTAGCACCTTCCCCAGTATGCTGGCCTACACCGAGGACATCCTCCAGTACAAAG GCTGTGCGACTACAGTGCTGGTGACCGGGGCAGGAATTGGCGAGATGGTCCTGCAGATGCTGGTTGGTTTG ATCTTCCAGGCCCAGGGCAGTTACAGTTTCCTGGTCTGTGGGGTGATCTTTGGCTGCCTGGCTTTTATCTTCTACATCTCACTCCTGTTTTTCCACAGGATACACCCTGAACTCTCATCAG